A portion of the Streptomyces sp. NBC_00376 genome contains these proteins:
- a CDS encoding DUF6986 family protein, which yields MGQQEKVATSLAGAVSEEISASLTAVDAELARRYPGDPGTRQPVHTVYVPGDTFVAGTIRSWGDQALEALDEHAPDAASFAAVLGIPDELAGPVHDRVRAKLEREPIEDLRIDFEDGYGPRPDAEEDESAARAARLVSEVYANGTAAPYMGIRMKCMEAAVRDRGIRTTDVFLTGLMQAGGLPDGLVLTLPKVTYPEQVTAFVRLLEAFEEAHGLPAGRLGFEIQIETSQSILAADGTAAVARMIDAARGRATGLHYGTFDYSACVGVSAAYQASDHPAADHAKAVMQVAAAGTGVRVSDGSTNVLPVGPTPQVHEAWRLHYGLTRRALARAYYQGWDMHPGHLPTRYAAVYTFYREGLEQAAARLAAYVAKAGGDVMDEPATAKALSGYLLRGIDCGALDTAEVARLTGLTRDDLDAFASPRRGGLTVTAP from the coding sequence ATGGGTCAGCAGGAGAAGGTGGCAACGAGCCTCGCAGGTGCGGTCAGCGAGGAGATCAGCGCTTCCCTCACCGCGGTCGACGCCGAGCTGGCACGCCGCTACCCCGGGGACCCGGGTACGCGCCAGCCGGTCCACACGGTCTACGTACCCGGCGACACGTTCGTGGCGGGCACCATCCGCTCCTGGGGCGACCAGGCACTGGAGGCGCTCGACGAGCACGCCCCCGACGCCGCCTCGTTCGCCGCCGTCCTCGGCATCCCGGACGAACTCGCCGGGCCCGTCCACGACCGGGTGCGCGCCAAGCTGGAGCGCGAGCCGATCGAGGACCTCCGCATCGACTTCGAGGACGGCTACGGCCCCCGCCCCGACGCGGAGGAGGACGAGTCCGCCGCCCGTGCCGCCCGGCTGGTCTCGGAGGTGTACGCGAACGGCACGGCGGCCCCGTACATGGGCATCCGGATGAAGTGCATGGAGGCTGCCGTACGCGACCGGGGCATCCGCACCACGGACGTCTTCCTCACCGGTCTGATGCAGGCCGGCGGCCTTCCCGACGGACTGGTCCTCACGCTGCCCAAGGTGACGTACCCCGAGCAGGTCACGGCCTTCGTCCGGCTGCTCGAAGCGTTCGAGGAGGCGCACGGGCTGCCCGCCGGGCGGCTCGGCTTCGAGATCCAGATCGAGACGAGCCAGTCCATCCTCGCCGCCGACGGCACCGCCGCCGTCGCCCGCATGATCGACGCGGCGCGGGGCCGGGCCACCGGCCTGCACTACGGCACCTTCGACTACAGCGCCTGCGTCGGCGTCAGCGCTGCCTACCAGGCCAGCGACCACCCGGCCGCCGACCACGCCAAGGCCGTCATGCAGGTAGCCGCCGCCGGCACCGGCGTACGGGTCTCGGACGGCTCCACCAACGTCCTCCCGGTCGGCCCCACGCCCCAGGTCCACGAGGCCTGGCGGCTGCACTACGGCCTCACCCGCCGCGCCCTCGCCCGCGCCTACTACCAGGGCTGGGACATGCACCCGGGCCACCTGCCGACCCGCTACGCGGCCGTCTACACCTTCTATCGCGAGGGCCTGGAGCAGGCCGCGGCCCGCCTCGCCGCGTACGTGGCCAAGGCCGGTGGCGACGTCATGGACGAGCCCGCCACCGCCAAGGCCCTCAGCGGCTACCTGCTGCGCGGCATCGACTGCGGCGCCCTGGACACCGCCGAGGTCGCCCGGCTGACCGGGTTGACGCGGGACGACCTGGACGCCTTTGCCTCGCCGCGGCGCGGGGGACTGACGGTGACGGCCCCGTAG
- a CDS encoding alpha/beta fold hydrolase, giving the protein MPAFTAPDGTELAYHLRGEGEPLLVLPGGPMRASAYLGDLGGLSSRRRLIMLDPRGTGDSAVPADPATYRVDRQVADVEAFREHLGLDRVDVLAHSAGGDLALLHAARHPRHVRSLALITARARALGVDFTEEDRREAVALRAGEPWFATAYRAYEAVWAGEATDDDWDAIAPFFYGRWDGAARAHAATDVEQSNYGAADRYAAPGAFDPAEALDALAGWDARVLVLAGELDGGPLPRVAATIAGLLPHAQPVVQPGAGHFPWLDDPRCFTGIVETFLQG; this is encoded by the coding sequence GTGCCCGCCTTCACCGCGCCCGACGGAACCGAACTCGCCTACCACCTCAGGGGCGAGGGAGAGCCGCTGCTCGTGCTGCCCGGCGGCCCGATGCGCGCCTCCGCCTACCTCGGCGATCTCGGCGGGCTGTCGAGCCGGCGCCGGCTGATCATGCTCGATCCGAGGGGTACGGGTGACTCCGCCGTCCCCGCCGATCCGGCGACCTATCGCGTCGACCGGCAGGTCGCCGACGTGGAGGCGTTCCGCGAACACCTCGGGCTCGACCGGGTGGACGTGCTCGCGCACTCGGCGGGTGGCGATCTCGCGCTCCTCCACGCGGCCCGGCATCCGCGGCACGTCCGCAGCCTCGCGCTGATCACCGCCCGTGCGCGCGCCCTGGGTGTCGACTTCACCGAGGAAGACCGCCGCGAAGCCGTGGCCCTGCGCGCGGGAGAACCGTGGTTCGCGACCGCGTACAGGGCCTACGAAGCCGTCTGGGCGGGCGAAGCCACCGACGACGACTGGGACGCCATCGCCCCGTTCTTCTACGGCCGCTGGGACGGCGCCGCACGGGCACACGCCGCCACCGACGTCGAGCAGAGCAACTACGGGGCCGCCGACCGCTATGCGGCTCCCGGCGCCTTCGATCCCGCCGAAGCCCTCGACGCACTTGCCGGGTGGGATGCCCGGGTCCTGGTCCTCGCGGGCGAGCTGGACGGCGGGCCGCTGCCCCGGGTCGCGGCCACGATCGCGGGGTTGCTGCCCCATGCGCAGCCGGTCGTCCAGCCGGGCGCCGGTCACTTCCCGTGGCTCGACGACCCCCGGTGCTTCACGGGGATCGTCGAGACCTTTCTTCAGGGATGA
- a CDS encoding LacI family DNA-binding transcriptional regulator — MAETARHSETRYGNRPTMKDVAARAGVGLKTVSRVVNSEPGVTPDTERRVQEAIEALGFRRNDSARVLRKGRTASIGLVLEDLADPFYGPLSRAVEEVARAHGALLINGSSAEDPEREQELVLALCARRVDGLIVIPAGDDHRYLEPEIKAGVATVFVDRPAGRIDADMVLSDSFGGACEGVAHLIAHGHRRIGFIGDQPRIHTATERLRGYHAAMSDAGITVEDSWVSLGSTEPARVRAAAEAMLTGPEPVTALFAGNNRVTVTAVRVLAEQDRRVALVGFDDIELADLLGITVISQDAAAVGRTAAEHLFRRLDGADHAPARVELPTSLIPRGSGELPPA, encoded by the coding sequence GTGGCCGAGACCGCCCGTCACTCCGAGACCCGCTACGGCAACCGGCCGACCATGAAGGACGTGGCGGCCCGCGCCGGAGTGGGCCTCAAGACGGTCTCGCGCGTGGTCAACAGCGAGCCCGGGGTCACGCCCGACACCGAGCGCCGGGTCCAGGAGGCGATCGAGGCGCTCGGCTTCCGGCGCAACGACAGCGCGCGCGTCCTGCGCAAGGGCCGCACGGCCTCGATCGGCCTCGTCCTGGAGGACCTCGCGGACCCGTTCTACGGGCCGCTGAGCCGCGCCGTGGAAGAGGTCGCCCGCGCGCACGGCGCCCTGCTCATCAACGGGTCGAGCGCCGAGGACCCGGAGCGCGAGCAGGAGCTGGTGCTCGCGCTGTGCGCGCGCCGGGTGGACGGGCTGATCGTGATCCCCGCCGGTGACGACCACCGCTATCTGGAGCCGGAGATAAAGGCGGGCGTCGCCACCGTCTTCGTGGACCGCCCGGCGGGCCGGATCGACGCCGACATGGTCCTCTCCGACAGCTTCGGCGGCGCGTGCGAGGGGGTTGCCCATCTGATCGCGCACGGCCACCGCCGGATCGGCTTCATCGGTGACCAGCCGCGCATCCACACCGCGACCGAGCGGCTGCGCGGCTATCACGCGGCGATGTCGGACGCCGGGATCACCGTCGAGGACTCCTGGGTCTCGCTGGGCTCCACCGAGCCCGCGCGGGTCAGAGCGGCCGCCGAGGCGATGCTCACGGGCCCGGAGCCGGTGACGGCACTCTTCGCGGGCAACAACCGTGTGACGGTCACCGCGGTCCGCGTGCTGGCCGAGCAGGACCGCCGGGTCGCCCTGGTCGGCTTCGACGACATCGAGCTCGCCGATCTCCTCGGCATCACCGTCATCTCCCAGGACGCCGCGGCCGTGGGCCGGACGGCGGCCGAACACCTCTTCCGCCGCCTGGACGGCGCGGACCACGCCCCGGCACGGGTGGAGCTGCCGACGTCCCTCATCCCCCGCGGCTCCGGCGAACTGCCGCCCGCCTGA
- a CDS encoding ROK family protein, translating to MHTDLVAALDIGGTKIAAALVDGGGALLARAQRPTPARESAESVMGAVTEVLAELSGSPLWGRAAAVGIGSAGPVDASAGTVSPVNVPGWRDFPLVERVGKAVGGLPVELVGDGVAMTAAEHWLGAARGYDNALCMVVSTGVGGGLVLGGKLHPGPTGNAGHIGHVCVDLDGDPCPCGSRGCVERIASGPNIARRALEAGWRPGPDGDASAAAVAVAARAGDPVAVASFERAAQALAAGIAATATLVEIDIAVIGGGVAGAGDILFAPLRRALRQYATLSFVRRIEVAPAVMGTDAGLVGAAAAARVGPGGVAAARG from the coding sequence ATGCATACCGACCTCGTTGCCGCGCTGGACATCGGCGGCACCAAGATCGCCGCCGCGCTGGTGGACGGCGGCGGCGCGCTTCTCGCACGGGCGCAGCGGCCGACGCCCGCCCGCGAGAGCGCCGAGTCGGTGATGGGGGCCGTGACGGAGGTGCTCGCCGAGCTGTCCGGATCCCCGCTGTGGGGGCGGGCGGCGGCGGTCGGCATCGGCAGCGCGGGTCCGGTCGACGCCTCGGCCGGTACGGTCAGCCCGGTCAACGTCCCCGGCTGGCGGGACTTCCCGCTGGTGGAACGGGTCGGCAAGGCGGTCGGCGGGCTGCCCGTCGAACTGGTCGGCGACGGGGTCGCGATGACGGCCGCCGAGCACTGGCTGGGCGCCGCCCGGGGCTACGACAACGCGCTCTGCATGGTCGTGTCGACCGGTGTCGGCGGCGGGCTCGTCCTCGGCGGCAAGCTCCACCCCGGCCCCACGGGCAACGCGGGGCACATCGGCCATGTCTGCGTGGATCTGGACGGCGACCCCTGCCCGTGCGGTTCGCGCGGCTGCGTCGAGCGCATCGCCAGTGGTCCCAACATCGCCCGCCGGGCGCTGGAGGCCGGCTGGCGGCCCGGACCGGACGGCGATGCCTCGGCCGCAGCGGTGGCTGTAGCGGCGCGTGCGGGGGACCCGGTCGCGGTTGCCTCCTTCGAGCGCGCCGCGCAGGCGCTGGCCGCCGGGATCGCCGCCACCGCCACGCTCGTCGAGATCGACATCGCGGTGATCGGCGGGGGCGTGGCCGGTGCGGGCGACATCCTCTTCGCGCCGTTGCGCCGGGCCCTGCGCCAGTACGCCACGCTCTCCTTCGTCCGGCGGATCGAGGTGGCCCCGGCGGTGATGGGCACCGACGCGGGACTTGTCGGCGCGGCCGCGGCGGCGCGGGTGGGTCCGGGCGGTGTGGCGGCCGCCCGTGGCTGA
- a CDS encoding NPCBM/NEW2 domain-containing protein, with protein sequence MRHLPTRTTRTSRRGVIGVLMAGLLCAAGTTVPAAANSPLTGPAPIHAVTPQSGNGLALTPPMGFNNWNSTHCRAEFDESMIKGIADIFVEKGLKAAGYQYVNLDDCWAKQQRNADGKLEADPQRFPNGIKAVADYVHSKGLKIGIYTSAGTKTCDSAGLPGALGHEFSDAQQFADWGIDYLKYDNCNNQGVDAKKRYTTMRDALAATGRPIVYSICEWGENKPWEWAGELGNLWRTTGDINDSWGSMLSIMKKNLPLAAAAGPGHWNDPDMLEVGNGGMTDTEYRTHFSMWSVMAAPLLIGSDLRKASAETFEILSNQEVIAVDQDPLGKQGTVLSSVGGRWVVAKEMRDGSRAVALFNETGSAQRIATTAAEVGLPEADGYTMRDLWEHRSYNTAGTLAATVPAHGTVLLRVAADDKWAAQPPAVELGLDSRPLIEAGHTATLTTTVTDLGRTPARNVSAQLSGPSGWQVKAVSPTGSPALPTSRSLSTRWQVTAPARATGAYDLTFAVRYRSPAGTRVESTVPLRAHVVVPPPAGGGYLSDLPQLSASNGWGPVEKDTSNGESGAGDGNPLTIGGEVFTKGLGVHADSAVEFYTGGACDTVTARVGVDDEKGTRGTVAFEVWADGTKAASTGVLTNAMPAQPLTADVSGAQVVRLVVGDGGDGVDSDHADWADLRITC encoded by the coding sequence ATGCGTCATCTTCCAACCCGTACAACCCGAACCAGCCGTCGTGGAGTCATCGGAGTGCTGATGGCCGGGCTGCTGTGCGCCGCGGGAACGACCGTTCCCGCCGCCGCGAACTCGCCCCTCACCGGGCCCGCGCCCATTCACGCCGTGACTCCGCAGTCCGGAAACGGCCTTGCGCTCACCCCTCCGATGGGGTTCAACAATTGGAACTCGACACACTGCCGGGCCGAGTTCGACGAGTCGATGATCAAGGGAATCGCCGACATCTTCGTCGAGAAGGGCCTCAAGGCGGCGGGCTATCAGTACGTCAATCTCGACGACTGCTGGGCGAAGCAGCAGCGCAATGCGGACGGAAAGCTGGAGGCCGATCCGCAGCGCTTCCCGAACGGCATCAAGGCCGTCGCGGACTATGTGCACTCCAAGGGCCTCAAAATCGGCATCTACACCAGCGCCGGCACCAAGACCTGCGACAGTGCGGGTCTCCCGGGAGCACTTGGTCATGAGTTCAGTGACGCACAGCAGTTCGCGGACTGGGGCATCGACTATCTGAAGTACGACAACTGCAACAACCAGGGTGTCGACGCGAAGAAGCGCTATACGACGATGCGGGACGCCCTGGCGGCGACGGGCCGCCCGATCGTCTACAGCATCTGCGAATGGGGCGAGAACAAGCCCTGGGAGTGGGCCGGCGAACTCGGCAACCTCTGGCGCACGACCGGCGACATCAACGACAGCTGGGGCAGCATGCTGTCGATCATGAAGAAGAACCTGCCCCTCGCGGCCGCCGCCGGCCCGGGGCACTGGAACGACCCCGACATGCTGGAGGTCGGCAACGGCGGCATGACGGACACGGAGTACCGCACCCACTTCTCCATGTGGTCGGTGATGGCGGCGCCACTGCTCATCGGCTCCGATCTGCGCAAGGCAAGCGCGGAGACCTTCGAGATCCTCTCCAACCAGGAGGTCATCGCCGTCGATCAGGACCCGCTCGGCAAGCAGGGCACCGTGCTCTCCTCCGTCGGCGGACGCTGGGTGGTCGCCAAGGAGATGCGGGACGGCAGCCGCGCCGTCGCCCTCTTCAACGAGACCGGCAGCGCCCAGCGCATCGCGACGACGGCCGCCGAGGTGGGACTGCCGGAGGCCGACGGGTACACGATGCGCGACCTGTGGGAGCACAGGTCCTACAACACCGCGGGCACCCTGGCGGCGACCGTCCCGGCGCACGGGACGGTGCTGCTGCGCGTCGCCGCCGACGACAAGTGGGCCGCCCAGCCGCCCGCGGTGGAACTCGGCCTGGACTCACGCCCGTTGATCGAAGCCGGGCACACCGCCACGCTGACCACCACGGTCACCGATCTGGGCCGCACCCCCGCCAGGAACGTCTCGGCGCAGCTCAGCGGCCCCTCGGGCTGGCAGGTGAAGGCGGTGTCGCCGACCGGTTCACCGGCGCTGCCCACCAGCCGCTCCCTGAGCACCCGCTGGCAGGTGACGGCCCCCGCGCGGGCAACTGGTGCGTACGACCTGACCTTCGCCGTCCGGTACCGCTCACCGGCCGGCACCCGGGTGGAATCCACGGTCCCGCTCCGGGCCCATGTCGTGGTCCCGCCGCCGGCGGGCGGCGGTTACCTGAGCGATCTGCCGCAGCTCTCGGCATCCAACGGCTGGGGCCCGGTCGAGAAGGACACCAGCAACGGTGAGAGCGGTGCGGGCGACGGCAATCCGCTGACGATCGGCGGCGAGGTCTTCACCAAGGGCCTCGGCGTGCACGCCGACAGCGCCGTCGAGTTCTACACCGGCGGGGCGTGCGACACCGTGACGGCGCGGGTCGGGGTCGACGACGAGAAGGGCACCAGGGGAACGGTCGCCTTCGAGGTCTGGGCCGACGGTACGAAGGCGGCGTCGACCGGCGTGCTGACCAACGCGATGCCCGCCCAGCCGCTCACCGCCGATGTGAGCGGCGCGCAGGTGGTACGTCTGGTGGTCGGCGACGGCGGGGACGGCGTCGATTCCGACCACGCGGACTGGGCGGACCTCCGGATCACCTGCTGA
- a CDS encoding ABC transporter substrate-binding protein, with amino-acid sequence MSRRSLLRGAAVGAGAVALPALLTACGSGPGGDGKTITLGSNSSDPVPKKAFADAFAAYEAQSDGRKVKVNTVDHNTFQENINRYLQGRPDDVFMWFAGYRMQFFAEKGLLHDISDNWQDYKGFSAALKAQSTGADGKQYLTPYYYYPWAVFHRKSLFADRGYQAPRTLDEYVALAEQMKKDKLDPIAFCDKDGWPAMGTFDYIDMRTNGYEFHKSLMAGEVAWTDKRVREVFDTWRRLLPYCQPGANGRTWQEAANSLQKKEAGMAVLGLPHPGAQFPKGEQGDIDFFPFPEINPEHGQDAVEAPIDGFLLAKKSKNLTNGKSLESAKGLLKWLATGKAEDIYLKSDPNNIAVSDQADISTYSPLQKKAVELVSGAKQISQFLDRDTRPDFSSTVMIPAIQKFISDPDDVDGLVNDIERQKKTVFAAD; translated from the coding sequence ATGTCCCGGCGGAGTCTGCTGCGTGGCGCGGCCGTTGGTGCCGGAGCGGTGGCGCTGCCCGCGCTGCTCACCGCCTGCGGGAGCGGCCCCGGGGGCGACGGGAAGACGATCACCTTGGGGTCGAATTCCTCCGACCCGGTTCCGAAGAAGGCGTTCGCCGACGCCTTCGCCGCGTACGAGGCACAGTCGGACGGGCGGAAGGTGAAGGTCAACACCGTCGACCACAACACCTTTCAGGAGAACATCAACAGATATCTCCAGGGCAGGCCGGACGACGTCTTCATGTGGTTCGCCGGATACCGGATGCAATTCTTCGCCGAAAAAGGACTGCTGCACGACATCAGCGACAACTGGCAGGACTACAAGGGCTTCTCGGCCGCGCTGAAGGCCCAGTCCACCGGAGCGGACGGCAAGCAGTACCTCACCCCCTACTACTACTATCCGTGGGCCGTCTTCCACCGCAAGAGCCTGTTCGCGGACCGCGGCTATCAGGCGCCGAGGACGCTCGACGAATACGTCGCGCTCGCCGAGCAGATGAAGAAGGACAAGCTCGACCCCATCGCGTTCTGCGACAAGGACGGCTGGCCCGCCATGGGCACCTTCGACTACATCGACATGCGGACCAACGGCTACGAGTTCCACAAGAGCCTGATGGCGGGCGAGGTCGCCTGGACCGACAAGCGGGTCCGGGAGGTCTTCGACACCTGGCGTCGGCTCCTCCCTTACTGCCAGCCGGGCGCCAACGGCCGTACCTGGCAGGAGGCCGCCAACAGCCTCCAGAAGAAGGAAGCCGGCATGGCCGTCCTCGGACTGCCGCACCCCGGGGCCCAGTTCCCCAAGGGCGAACAGGGCGACATCGACTTCTTCCCCTTCCCCGAGATCAATCCGGAGCACGGTCAGGACGCCGTCGAGGCACCCATCGACGGCTTCCTGCTGGCCAAGAAATCGAAGAACCTCACGAACGGCAAGAGCCTGGAGAGCGCCAAGGGCCTGCTCAAGTGGCTGGCCACCGGGAAGGCCGAGGACATCTACCTGAAGAGCGACCCGAACAACATCGCGGTCAGCGACCAGGCCGACATCTCCACGTACTCACCGCTCCAGAAGAAGGCCGTGGAGCTGGTCTCCGGGGCGAAGCAGATCTCCCAGTTCCTGGACCGGGACACCAGGCCGGACTTCTCCTCCACGGTCATGATCCCCGCGATCCAGAAGTTCATCAGCGACCCGGACGACGTGGACGGCCTGGTCAACGACATCGAACGGCAGAAGAAGACCGTCTTCGCCGCCGACTGA
- a CDS encoding carbohydrate ABC transporter permease: MSFIPARRTGRRVSRRFTGRDLAVLAVLLGIPVLLDIAVVWGPTLASVALSFTGWDGIGDIKWVGTQNYENLFNNYPQFWPAARHNLLWLAFLGLVATPFGLLLAVLIDRGVRFSRFYQSTLYMPVVLSLAVVGFIAQLVFSRDQGALNAVIGDTGSPTDWLGDPDLNIWMVMLAAAWRHTGYVMILYLAGLKAVDPSLKEAAAIDGAGETQTFFRIVLPTLRPVNVIVGVITVIESLRAFDIVYAVNHGRNGLELLSVLVTDNIIGEASRIGFGSAIAVVLLVVSLGFVVTYLVQELRGEKNR, from the coding sequence GTGTCGTTCATCCCGGCCCGGCGCACCGGACGGCGGGTCTCGCGACGGTTCACCGGCCGCGACCTCGCCGTACTCGCTGTGCTGCTCGGCATACCCGTCCTGCTCGACATCGCCGTCGTCTGGGGACCGACCCTCGCCTCCGTGGCGCTCTCCTTCACCGGCTGGGACGGCATCGGTGACATCAAGTGGGTCGGTACGCAGAACTACGAGAACCTCTTCAACAACTACCCGCAGTTCTGGCCCGCGGCCCGGCACAATCTGCTCTGGCTCGCCTTTCTCGGCCTGGTCGCCACCCCCTTCGGGCTGCTGCTGGCCGTGCTCATCGACCGGGGGGTGCGCTTCAGCCGCTTCTACCAGTCGACGCTGTACATGCCCGTCGTGCTGTCGCTCGCCGTGGTCGGATTCATCGCCCAGCTGGTCTTCTCCCGCGACCAGGGCGCCCTCAACGCGGTCATCGGCGACACGGGTTCACCGACGGACTGGCTCGGCGATCCGGACCTCAACATCTGGATGGTCATGCTCGCCGCCGCCTGGCGGCACACCGGCTACGTGATGATCCTCTACCTCGCCGGACTCAAGGCCGTCGACCCCTCGCTGAAGGAGGCCGCGGCGATCGACGGGGCGGGGGAGACCCAGACCTTCTTCCGTATCGTCCTGCCCACCCTGCGGCCGGTCAACGTCATCGTCGGCGTCATCACCGTCATCGAGTCCCTGCGCGCGTTCGACATCGTGTACGCGGTCAATCACGGCCGCAACGGGCTCGAACTGCTCTCGGTCCTCGTCACCGACAACATCATCGGTGAGGCCAGCCGGATCGGCTTCGGCTCCGCCATCGCCGTCGTCCTGCTGGTCGTCTCCCTGGGGTTCGTCGTGACGTACCTGGTCCAGGAGCTCCGAGGGGAGAAGAACCGTTGA
- a CDS encoding carbohydrate ABC transporter permease yields the protein MTAQAAPVPLAAPPAPPARAARRRTRPGRIGVHAFLMAVSLAFLAPLLLAVYASLRPYDETAEHGYFSLPRHLSLDYYRQAFSDSGMTKYFVNTMIIAVPGVLVTLFLASFVAFALARLKMRGGLVLLMLFTAGNLLPQQVIVTPLYVVFNRIPLPYWMSDSMTMFDSYWAVVVVQVGFQLGFCVFVLANFMRTLPQEILEAAVVDGAGVWTRYWRITLPLCRPALAALGTLQFTWMYNDFLWALVFISDGDKLPITSALNNLRGQFFTDYNLLAAGSVIVALPTLVVFLLLQRHFIAGLTLGSSKG from the coding sequence TTGACCGCCCAAGCCGCCCCGGTCCCGCTCGCCGCACCGCCCGCGCCGCCGGCCCGTGCCGCCCGGCGCCGGACCCGCCCCGGCCGGATCGGAGTCCACGCCTTCCTGATGGCGGTCTCCCTCGCCTTCCTCGCCCCGCTGCTGCTCGCGGTGTACGCGTCGCTGCGGCCGTACGACGAGACCGCCGAGCACGGCTACTTCTCGCTGCCCCGCCATCTCTCCCTGGACTACTACCGCCAGGCGTTCTCCGACTCCGGCATGACGAAGTACTTCGTCAACACCATGATCATCGCGGTCCCGGGGGTGCTGGTCACCCTCTTCCTCGCCTCGTTCGTGGCTTTCGCGCTGGCGCGCCTGAAGATGCGCGGCGGGCTCGTCCTGCTGATGCTCTTCACCGCCGGGAACCTGCTGCCGCAGCAGGTGATCGTGACGCCCCTGTACGTGGTGTTCAACCGCATCCCGCTGCCCTACTGGATGTCCGACTCGATGACGATGTTCGACTCGTACTGGGCCGTCGTCGTCGTGCAGGTCGGATTCCAGCTCGGCTTCTGCGTCTTCGTCCTGGCCAACTTCATGCGCACCCTGCCGCAGGAGATCCTGGAGGCCGCCGTCGTCGACGGCGCGGGCGTCTGGACCCGGTACTGGCGGATCACCCTGCCGCTGTGCCGCCCGGCCCTGGCCGCGCTCGGCACGCTCCAGTTCACCTGGATGTACAACGACTTCCTGTGGGCGCTGGTCTTCATCTCCGACGGCGACAAGCTCCCCATCACCTCGGCGCTGAACAACCTCAGGGGCCAGTTCTTCACGGACTACAACCTGCTCGCCGCAGGCTCGGTGATCGTCGCCCTGCCCACGCTGGTGGTCTTCCTGCTGCTCCAGCGCCACTTCATCGCGGGCCTCACCCTCGGGTCCAGCAAGGGTTAG
- a CDS encoding excalibur calcium-binding domain-containing protein, producing MIPAAVVLFLVGVGIGAADDPAATEKAADAKAAPSATVTAAATVTATPAPSVTETVTASPEPAPTVTKTRTVRVTVPPAAEDDGSSGGSGSGGGGATYYANCSAARVAGAAPVHAGEPGYGRHLDRDGDGVGCE from the coding sequence GTGATCCCGGCTGCCGTCGTCCTGTTCCTCGTGGGTGTGGGCATCGGGGCCGCGGACGATCCCGCCGCGACGGAGAAGGCCGCCGACGCGAAGGCCGCGCCGTCCGCGACGGTGACCGCGGCGGCCACGGTGACGGCCACCCCGGCGCCGTCGGTCACCGAGACCGTCACCGCGAGCCCGGAGCCGGCGCCCACCGTCACGAAGACCCGCACCGTCAGGGTGACCGTCCCGCCCGCGGCCGAGGACGACGGCTCCTCCGGCGGATCCGGTTCGGGCGGGGGCGGCGCCACGTACTACGCCAACTGCTCCGCCGCACGGGTGGCCGGCGCCGCGCCCGTCCACGCGGGCGAGCCCGGCTACGGTCGCCATCTCGACCGGGACGGGGACGGGGTCGGCTGCGAATAG
- a CDS encoding NUDIX hydrolase yields MIVWINGAFGVGKTSAARELIDLIPNSTFYDPALVGAGLRQLLPQKRLAEVTDFQDLPIWRRLVVDTAAALLAEVPGVLVVPMTLLRQEYRDEIFGGLASRRIAVRHVLLSPEETILRKRIADRVEYPGDPAHSDRVRQWARQHIEPYRAALGWLTQDAYAIDTGALTPYETAERIAEAVGSGAATPCEIVQTPEPTAETVAAGVLLFDEHDRVLLVDPTYKPGWEFPGGVVESGEAPAQAGIREVAEEIGIHLDRVPKLLVVDWEAPRPPGYGGLRLLFDGGLLTGADAQRLLLPGSELRGWRFATEAEAATMLPPTRYERLRWALRARERSVVLNLEAGAPVG; encoded by the coding sequence GTGATCGTCTGGATCAACGGTGCGTTCGGCGTGGGCAAGACGAGCGCCGCGCGTGAACTGATCGATCTGATCCCGAACAGCACCTTCTACGACCCCGCACTCGTCGGCGCGGGGCTGCGGCAGCTGCTGCCCCAGAAGAGACTCGCCGAGGTGACGGACTTCCAGGACCTGCCGATCTGGCGGAGACTGGTGGTGGACACCGCGGCGGCCCTGCTCGCCGAGGTGCCCGGTGTGCTGGTGGTGCCGATGACCCTGCTGAGACAGGAGTACCGGGACGAGATCTTCGGAGGGCTGGCCTCCCGGCGCATAGCGGTGCGCCATGTCCTGCTCTCACCTGAGGAAACGATCCTGCGCAAACGGATCGCCGACCGCGTGGAGTATCCCGGCGATCCGGCGCACAGCGACCGGGTACGGCAGTGGGCCCGCCAGCACATCGAGCCGTACCGGGCGGCGCTCGGCTGGCTCACCCAGGACGCCTACGCCATCGACACCGGCGCGCTCACCCCGTACGAGACGGCCGAGCGCATAGCCGAGGCGGTCGGCAGCGGCGCCGCCACCCCGTGCGAGATCGTGCAGACACCCGAACCGACCGCGGAGACCGTGGCGGCCGGCGTCCTGCTCTTCGACGAGCACGACCGGGTGCTGCTCGTCGACCCGACGTACAAACCCGGCTGGGAATTCCCGGGCGGAGTCGTCGAGTCCGGCGAGGCACCGGCCCAGGCCGGGATCCGTGAAGTGGCCGAGGAGATAGGCATCCATCTCGACCGGGTGCCGAAACTCCTCGTTGTCGACTGGGAGGCGCCCAGGCCGCCCGGCTACGGCGGCCTGCGGCTCCTCTTCGACGGCGGCCTGCTGACCGGCGCGGACGCGCAGCGGCTGCTGCTGCCCGGCTCCGAACTGCGCGGCTGGCGGTTCGCCACCGAGGCGGAGGCGGCCACCATGCTGCCCCCGACCCGTTACGAACGGCTGCGCTGGGCGCTGCGCGCCCGCGAGCGGTCAGTCGTGCTCAACCTGGAGGCCGGAGCCCCCGTCGGCTGA